The genomic segment AAGGTGATACTTCCGGAACAGCTCTGAAAAGGGTAACCGTAGAGACCGGGGGAGAGATCAACGTACCTATTTTTATCAAACAAGGAGATTCTATCCGAATCGACTTGAGAGACCTTACCTATGTAGAGAGGGTCAATAAATAAGGTTTTTATAAAAGCGGCCTAACAAACACAAGGGCCGCAACTACCGCTGAGGGTGCGGAGCTAAAAAGGACACCACCTAAAGGAGGCGCAAATGGCGACTATTATCCAAAAACCGGGATTGCCGGAAATCAAAGACAACACCGAAGTTAAATCCTTTCTAAATAAAAGAGGGATCAATTACGATCATTGGCCGGTCCCAAGTTCCTCTCATTCTCTTACGGATAAATTGACTCTTGTTGACGACGAGAAAGAAGCTCTTCTCAAAAATTTGGACAATCGTTTCGAGACTTTAAAGGAAAAAGAAGGTTATCAATCTAGAGACCTGATCGTTCTTCATCCGCAAGTTCCTGGCCTAAACGAGATGTTAGCCAAATTTGACAAAGTGCATTATCATACGGACGACGAAGTTCGTTATATCGTAGATGGCTCCGGGATTTTCGGATTCTCGCTTGCTGGCGAAAAGTTTTTAGTAAGAGTGGAGAAGGATGATTTCATCTCTGTTCCTAAGAACACAAATCACTGGTTCACTCTAGATGAGAACAAAAGGATCAAAGCAGTTCGTTATTTCCAAGATATGAGCGGCTGGGTCCCGAATTACGTAGAAGAAACTACGGCTTTAGTCTGAAGAATGTCCCAAAAAAAGATCCTGACTCGCTTAGCTGAGTCGGGAGTTCTATACCATTCTAAAGGATGGATGCCCGGAACTGCAGGCAACCTTTCCATCAAAGATGAAAAAGATCCTAACGTATTCTGGGTAAGCGGTAGCGGTTTAGATAAGAACAAACTGACTCGCAAAGATTTTCTTCCTGTAGAAATAGAGTCCGGAAAAGTATTAGAAGGTTGGAAAGGCAGAGAAGGCCTAAAACCTTCCGCCGAAACTTCTATCCACAGAGCAGTTTATAAAGCATTTCCTGAAATGGGTTGCTCTCTTCACGTTCATACTCCGGAATCCAATCTGATCGAAATAGGAGTTTCTAAAGAGAATCCTATAGAGGATCTTCCACTTCTTCCCTTAGAGATCATCAAGGCGTTCGGTATTTGGGACGAGAATCCGAATGTTTCCGTTCCGGTTTTGTATAATTATCCAAAGGTTCAAGATATCTCGGACCATTTGGAACAGCATCTCGTTCAGGCAAAACCTAGAGTCCCATTCTGTATTATAGAAAAACATGGGATCACTGTTTGGGGAAAAGATCTGGTCCAAGCAAATCGACATTTGGAAGCAGCAGATTTTTTACTAAAAGTGCGGGCAATGTCGAAGTAAGAACATGGCACTCAAAAATATCCTGGTAGTAGGGGCCGGATCCGGGATCGGCAAATCTTTATTAGAAAAACTGAATACAACTCCTGAATATTTTCCGATCGGGATTTCCAGACGTGGGATCCCTCTGGAGGAAAATTTAGAAAGAGGATTAAATTATCTCTGCGATTTGGGAAACCAAGACCAAATCCTCAAATTTACTTCTTCTCTTCTGAAAATTTGGAAAGAGATCCATGCTGTCTACTTCGCTTCGGGAGACGGCCTATTCTTAAAAATAGAGGATCTAGAATGGGAGGATCTACAAAAACATCTCACTCTAAACCTAAGCGCTCCTATTTTGCTGACTTCTAAACTTCTGCCCTCTATGAAAAAGGGATCTCTTCTTTGTTATATTTCTTCCACTGCGGGAAGACAGGGATTTCCGGAATCTTCTCCTTATTGCGCGTCTAAACATGGCCTGGCCGGTTTCGCAAAAGCGATCCGAGAAGAAGTGAAGGGTCGTGGAATAAGAGTTACTACAGTGTACGCTGGAGCAATAGACACTCCGATTTGGGATGGCAGAGAAGGTTTCAAGAGAGAAGATATGATCCCTGCAACCGATGCAGCGATCTTTTTAGAAAGTTTGTATTCTCTTCCCGCAAGCTTCAACCAGGACGAGGTCCTTTTTCTTCCGCCAAAAGGTGTGCTTTAAATTTTAAGTTTCTGCCCAGCGCTCTCTAATCTCTAAAAGTTCAGGCATGAGGTTCAAAAAGATAGGAACAAGCCCGGGATCAAAATGAGATCCTGCACCTTTTCGGATATGGTTGACTGCGTCTTCAATACTCCATGCTTTTTTATAAGGTCTTTCCGTGGTGAGAGCATCAAATACGTCTGCGATTGTTACGATCCTAGCTTCGACTGGAATTGTATCTCCTTTGATCCCGTTTGGATAACCGCTTCCATCCCACTTTTCATGATGGTTCAAGGCGATACTTTTTGCCATTTGTAAGAGAGCAGAATCATGGTCTCCAATGATCTCCGCTCCTATAGTGGGGTGGGTCTTCATGATCTCCCATTCTTCCGGGTCAAGTTTACCAGGTTTTTGTAATATACTATCCGGGATGCCGATTTTGCCGATATCATGCATTGGAGAAGCGTGTAATATTTTTTCGGCTGTATCTTCGGAATGACCTAAGGCTTTCGCAAGAGTTTTAGAATAATGGCTCATTCGGATTACGTGAAGGCCTGTTTCGTTATCCTTATATTCTGCCGCGAGTCCCAATCTTTGGATGATTTGAAGCCTAGTCTCTTTCAACTCGTCGTTTCTTACCAACGAAAGATGTGTTTTTACTCTGGCCTTTACGATTGCAGGACTTACAGGTTTTGTAATATAGTCCACGGCCCCCGCTTCGAAACCGTCAGCCTCATCTTCTTCTTCTGCCATTGCAGTCACGAATATTACAGGTATCCTGGAAGTAGAGGGATCATTTCTGAGCTTTTTACATGTTTCATGTCCAGTCATGCCCGGCATCATCACGTCTAAAAGAATAAGATTCGGTTTCTCTGAGATCGCAAGTTCTACAGCTTTAATCCCGTCTTTTGCGAAAAAAAGTCTATAATCTTCTTGTAATATTTGTTTGAGTACCTGCAGATTTGCTGCTTCGTCATCTACGATTAAAATTTTAGGTCTGTCATCAAGGAGATGGCTCATTCTATTTTCCGAGATCTTTGTCCAATCCGAGTTGGATAATGAATTTTTTGAGAAGAGTATACGCCTCTTCGAATTCGAATTGTTCTACCTTAGAACGAAAAGATTTAAAATCGGAATTTTCCACTTTAGTTCGGATTAGATCCGAAAATTCTTCCAAGTATTCCTCTTCTATCGAACCTCTTTGGAAAGAATCGGATAGTTCCTTTGCTAGAATGGAAGCCTTTTTAGGATCCCATTCTACTTCTTTTTCGGAAGGATCGATTTCAGGATTTGCGATCATTTCGGAATAACCTAACACTCTTGCGATCTCGGCTATCATCTGGTCCATCTCCACAGGTTTAGAGACAAATCCATCCATTCCGGCTGCACTTGCGGCATTTTTATCTTCTTCAAAAACGCTGGCAGTCAATGCTAAAATAGGAGTCCTGGAAACATTCTCCTGGATCTCATGCATTCGGATAACCCTAGTTGCTTGGCGACCATCCAGCCCGGGCATCTGTACGTCCATTAGAACCAAATCGAAAGATCCGGTCGTGACTTTTTTTACTGCATCTTCTCCGTTATACGATGATTCCACATGATGTCCAAGGTTTTGAAGAAGAAGGCCTACAAGCTCCGTATTTTTTTCCACATCGTCGACGACTAGTATCTTCAGTGCAGGAAGTTTGATCGCAATTTGTTTCTTGTTTTCTTGTCTGTGTTTTCCTTCTTCTAAAGGAAGAAGTACGTGGAATGTACTTCCTTTTCCAAGAACACTCTCTGCCCAGATCTTTCCACCCATCAACTCCGTTAACTGTTTACAGATAGTGGTGCCAAGCCCTGTCCCACCAAAACGTCTCGTTGTGGAAATATCTGCCTGTGTGAACGGTTCGAAAATTTTATCCAATCGATCTGCTTGGATCCCGATCCCTGTATCCTGGACCGCGAAATGAAGTTTTCCTTCTTCTCTGATTATTTTTAAACTCACTTTTCCTTTGTCCGTGAATTTGACTGCGTTACCTATCAAGTTCATCAGGATTTGTCTGATCCGTAAGGAATCTCCCTTATAAAATTCTGGTAGATTAGATTCCTGGATCACTTCGAATTCTAGATTTTTCTTTCTGGCGCTGATTCCCAAGGTGGACTTTAATTCCGCGATCAATTTGAAAAGGGAGAAGTCGATTTCTTCCAGTTCCACCGCACCTTTTTCCAATTTCGCGGTGTTTAAAATATCATTCAAAAGTCTTAATAAAGATTTTGCGGAACTTTTGACTGTTTCCAAATGGGTTCTATGATTTTTTTCTAATTCATCAGAAAGGAGAACTTCCGTAAATCCAAGGATTGCGTTCATCGGAGTTCGGATCTCATGGCTCATATTCGCTAAGAAAGAAGTTTTAGTAATTGCTGCAAGCTCCGCTTTTTCTTTTTCTTTGCGTAAGGCTTCTTCCATTCTTCTTCTTTCGGTGATGTCTAAAATAACTCCGTCAATAAAGATTGCTTCCCCATTTCCACCATATGCCCCGCGCCCATTTTCCCAAAGCCATTTGATCTCACCATTTTGGTGAACGATCCTGTATTCTAAAGTAAATGCTCTTTTTCCGGCGACCGCCGCATCTACTTCGAACTCCACTCTTTCCAGATCTTCAGGATGAATGATATCTTTGAAAGACCTTATAGAGTTTGCACTTACGAAATCTTGAATAGGATAACCCGTTATTAATTCGGAAGCATCACTCATGAATAACATCTTCCAGTCATTATTGGGAAGACATCTGTAAGTAATTCCCGGAATATTTTCGATCAGGGAACGCACCTGTTGCTCACTTTGTTTTAATGCGTTCTCAATCATTTTTCTTTCGCTAATATCCGTTACAAAACCGACAAATAGATCTTCTCCTGCAAGTTTTCCATGTCCGATTGCCAAACGTACTGGAAAGTCGGAGCCATCTTTTCTGATGCCTATGACTTCTCTGCTGCTTCCTATAATTTTAGCGAACCCGGCACTCAGCATTATCTCGGAATTTTTATCTTTTACAGTATAGTAGGGATCGGGCATCAGTTCCCTGATATTCTTTCCGATCACTTCTTTGCTTTCATAACCGAAGATCAATTCTGCAGAGCGATTGAATTCTCTAATCTTACCCTGGACGTCCATTGTGATAACACCATCCACAGCTGTGGTGATGATCGTTCTGAGTCTGGATTCACTGATCCTTAGGTTGTTGATTAGATCGCGATATCTTAAGAACCAGTTGACTGCAAATGCAAACAAAGTGAATGCGATCGTGATTAAAGAAACAGCAAGAGCTAAAAATGTGGAATCTGCAGTTTGAGAAATTAGATTTTTATCTTCTTCTCCAATAAACCTTGCGGCCGCCATGCCAGTATAATGCATACCGGAAATAGCTGATCCCATGGTGGCGGCAGAAATAAGAGAAGGCCAGAGAGTCCCTAATTTTAAATTTTCTAAACCGAATCTTACCCAAAGAGAGAGTATCGCAAGAACCACTGCAACTACGATGGATAATGCAAAGAACCAAGGATCATAACGTAAATAAGGAGCAGTCTCTACGGCACCCATTCCAGTATAATGCATTGCTCCTATTCCGGAACCTACAAGCAAGCCGCCTAACACAAGTTCGGTGCCAGAAATTTTCGGCCTGCTTACGAACGATAATGCGACTGTAGAAGCAAGAAGACTCGGAAATATAGATAAGATAGTTAGGCTCTTATCGTATTGAACGGTCGTACATAACTCGAAAGAAAGCATCCCGATAAAATGCATGGACCAAACACCACAACCCAATGCAAGGCTCGCCGCGGAAGATACTAAATATTTGGTAATGGGTGGAGAAGATTCCGGAACCTTTTGTCCTACGATCTGAAGGGCAATGTAAGACGCGAATATCGCCATTAAAACGGAAAGAACAACCAACCAAGGATTGTACGTGGCCGAAAGAAGTTTCGCAGAAGAATTATAAATGAAAAAATTATCTAAAAATGCAATCACTGAAGTTCAGACCTCGAAAGGAAGCCCCACATAAAATATTGTATTTCCCGGAGAAGATTCAAACCAGATCCTTCCCTTATGCTTTTCTACAATTCGCTTCGCTATATCTAAACCTAGCCCGGAACCTTCGCCCAAAGGTTTGGTAGTGAAGAATGCATCGAATACTTGGTCCTGCACTTCCGCAGGAATTCCAGGTCCTTTATCTTGGATAGAAACAATTACCTCATTCTTTTGCAAAGAGGCACTGATCCCGATCGAACCCTTATACGACATTGCCTGGACAGAATTCATGATCAAATTTGTCCATAAATGCATCAAATCGTCCGGGAAACCTAAAAACTCCGGGATCCCATCTAAGTTAGTCGAAACTTCTACGCCATGTTTGAATAAATTCTGATACAACGTCAGAACGGTATCAATATTTTCCTTTAAGGAGAACTTCCTCTTCTTATGAGAGGATTCGAAATGTGCAAAACTTCTGAGTGCATATACAATTTTTGCGGAACGATCCACTGCAGTTTTGATCGTATCCACACATTGTTCCGGACCCAAAAGATTCAAAAAGAAGGGGAGAAGTTCCCTTGTATTCCGATTTCTTAATATTCTTTCGAAATTTCTCCAAGAAGAAGCGATCCCGTAATCCACAAAAAATTCTGCTGTTTCTTCCGGAAAAAGAATATCCGCAGACTTCATTTCTGTTCTGATCTCGGCGAGTATCCTTCTTCTTTCCAAACCTATTAGGATCTCCTTGGAAGAAACTCCTAATGTAATCAGTTCATTAAAGGAAATCCAATCTTCGTCCGATATGGAGGAAAGAATGGGAAGAATAGGCCGTAATTCCGTTCTGATCTTTTCCAGATAAGAAAGAATATTATAACCTGCTGCCTGGATTGCGCCAATAGGATTATTGATCTCGTGAGCTATCCCTGCCGCTAGTTGGCCTAGATCGGCTAACTTAGATGCTTGGATTAATTTTGCCTGGGTTCTTTTTAGGTTTTGGAGTACATCTTCCAAATCGAATTTTTGGGATTCAATGATTGCTTTTTGGGCCAAGATTTCTTCATTCGCTCTTTGTAATGTTTCAATCCTGAATTCTGCTTCTTCTAAACCTGTCGCATCGGTCCCGGTGGAGATGACATATTGTAAATGACCGTTTCGATCTCGGACTTCTTTATGCTCCCAAAGAGTTCTTCTGGATTTTCCATCTTTAGTTCTCAGAAGAACACTTGTATGTTTCGGGAACTTCTTCTTTGCAAAACGTTGCTCGAAAACTTTTGCAATTTTCTTGCTTTCTTCCGCAAATAATTCCGTTTCCCAGAAAACTTTTCCTTCCAGCTCCATTAGGTCGAATCCCGTCGTTTGTAAGCAGGCTCTATTCAATAAAATTAATTTGCCATCTCCGTCTAAAACTAAAAACAGAATGCTAGTGGAATCCAAAATACTTTGAAGAATATCCCTTCTTTCCGAAAGTTTTCTTTCAGAGATTGCCCTTTGGGTTACATCTCTTAGAACTACAATTGTGAATTGAGAACCTTCCGCTCTTTGAGAACGAACAGAAACATCGTAATATTTACCATGATTCGTTTTCCATTCCGTATTAGCCTTTCTGTTAGTATGACATTCATCCACAAGAACATCTAGGTCCGGCAAAAATTCGGAAAGTTTGGAATTCTGCCTCAGTCTTGCTGTTCCGAGTAGATTTAAAGCTGAAACATTGCAGTCTAAAAGGAAACCGGAAGAGTTCATTACAAAAACTGCATCTTGTATATACTCGAATACCTGGTTTCTGGCTAAAGGGATCAGATTTAAGATCTTGAAATAAAAAAGACCGTACATCCAAACGATCAATGCGAACCCTGCTGCTAAAGGGAAAATGTCCAATTTAGGATGAATGAACGGGATAAAACCTCCCGCAGTCATTATTTGGCTTCCGAAAGGAATAGAGATCCCTATTAGAAAAACTAAACAACGTATCCTGTGAAATGCTCTTTGAGACCAGGCCCCATATAATAAAATTATAATACAGATTAGAAAGATTGAGAGAAAATTGATCACATAGACCTGCATCCAAGGCCCATATTCGTAGATTAATGCAAGCCAAGGAGCGGATGGATCGAATCTGAGAGACGGGCGGATCCATTCTTCTTCTCCGAACCAGACCACGAATTCAGTGCAAATTGGAATGATTGAAAAAAGAAAGCCACTGATTGGATGAATGAACCTATTTAAATTGGCCATTCTCAGGCATAGAAATGGAAGAGCGATGATCAGAACATCCGGGCCGATGAATTGAAAATTGTCCCAGAAAATTATATTATCAGGTTTTGTGCTGACTATCTCCCAAAAATATCCAAAGCTATAAAGAGCAATTCCAAGACATACCAGGATGAATTCAGGTGCTCCCGAAGTTTGTCTGTTCTTGTAGCCTAAACGAAAAGTAAGAATAGAAAGAAAGAGACTAAATAGGGGAAGGATCGCGTAAGGAGTCCATTTGAACCAGGTTAAAGATTGGACTTCCGTTCCCATGCAAACTAATATCGAAAGCCACTCCTTCGGCTCAAGGAGAAAGTTTCTAAGCTAAAATATAAGACGTAATAACAGGATCTATTCAATCTTTGAAGAGTAAATTTATCTCTTAAGTAAAGAAATTATAGAATATTCAATTACGGAAACCGACCGCGGTTCCGGCTTTTTCTCCCAAGGTAAAGAAGAAGGATGCACCTTCTCCCGGTTTACCTTCTGCCCATACAGAACCCTTGTATCTGGTAACGATCCTATGTACGATTGCAAGGCCAACTCCCGTGCCGGAGAAATCTTCCTGTCTATGCAATCTTTGGAAAACACCGAAAAGTCGATTATAATATTTCATATCGAAGCCTGCTCCATTGTCTTTTACGAAGAATGTTTTTCCCTTGTCTGTATTTGTGACTCCAATCTCTACCTTGGGTCTTTCCTTTTTGGCGGAATATTTTACCGCGTTGGAGATCAGGTTTTGGAACACGTAAGACATCATATCTCTGTCAGTCGTCACTTTTGAAAGCGGGTGGATTATAATTTCAGCGTTATGTTCCGTTTGATCCTTGATCTGGCTCACCACGGTTTCGGCAACTTCAGTAAGATCAAAGGTGGAGTCCTTCAATTCTTTTTTGCCTACTTTAGAAAATTCTAATAAGTTATCGATTAGGTTCTCCATTCTTTTTGTGGAGTCGATGAGTACATTTAAGAATCGGATCCCTTCCGCATCCAAGACGGAACTATGATCTTCTATGATCATTTGGGTATATCCTTGGATCGCTCTCAATGGTGCTCTCAAGTCATGAGAGACTGAATAGGAGAATGCTTCTAACTCTGCGTTGGCAAATTCCAGTTCGAAATTTTTCTGTTCTAATGTTTCTAAATTCTTTTTTCTATCTTCAGCAATTGCGAGGAGAGACTTCATTCTAACGAGCAATTCTTCCGGATGGAAAGGTTTGCACAAATATTCATCCGCTTTCGCTTCCCAGCCTTTTAGCATTGCTTCTCTATGAGTTAATGCAGTAAGGAGCACTACAATCGTCTGCGAAATTTTAGGGTTTGCTTTGATCTCTTTACAAAGTTGCACGCCATCCATCTCTGGCATCATCACATCTGAAAGTACCAAATCAGGGGCCCAGGAGTGGACTAATTTCATTCCTTCTTTTCCATTTTTTGCCGATTTGACTTGATATAATGGAGAGAGAAGGGAATGAATATAACTAGCAAGGTCTTCGTTATCTTCGCAAATCAAAACTTTAGGTTTATCTGAAAGATCGGCAGTTTCTCTATTAGAAATATCTAAACTAGAAAATTGGGGAGAATGCGAGAAAATTTTGGAAGAAAGGCCCTTTTCTCCCGACTCCGCTATTTGCGCGGGAATTTTGACACTGAACTTGCTTCCTGAGCCTAATTTGCTGGTAACTTCTACGGAACCGCCCAAAAGTTCCGAAAAATCTTTTACCATAGCGAGACCTAATCCTGTTCCGCCGTATTTTCTGGTAGAAGAACCTTCTGCCTGCTGGAATTTTTTAAAAATGATCTTTTGGTCTTCATCCGAGATCCCGATCCCTGAATCCTGAACGGAAAGAAGAAGTTGATTTTCGGAATAAGTAAGAATAACAGAGATTGTTCCATCTTTAGGGGTAAACTTTAAAGCGTTAGAAAGAAGGTTAAAGAAAATCCTTTCGAATAGGTAGCGATCTATCAGAATATTTAGGTCGGAAGAAGGTAGTTCCTTTTGGATTCGAATATTCTTCTCTAAAGCACTCGGTTCGAAGTCTTTTAAGATTGTATGGATTAGATTACTGATATTCGTAGATTCGAGTTCGACTCTCATTTTTCCGGCTTCAAATTTAGAAAAATCTAATAGACTATTCACCATCTGAAGAAGTCTGACTGAATTATTGTGAACTGTTCCCAACATCTGGATATTACTGGATGAAAGGTTGGATCCTTTGTCCAAAAGAATAGATTCTACAGGAGCTAAGATCAGACTAAGAGGAGTTCTAAGTTCGTGGGAAACATTTGCAAAAAAATCGTTTTTGATCTTTTCAGTTTCTCTTAAATTTTTATTTGCCGATTGTAACTCATGAGAGCGACGGATGATCTCTGTTTCCATCTCTTCTGTACGTGAAAGAAGAGCCTCAGTCATCTCGGATTGTTTTTGTCCTCTTTCTTTTAGGAGTACAAACTCTGTAACATCTTCGACTTTATGAATAATACATTCTACTTTTCCCTTTTTGTTCAACACAGGTGTGTTTAAAGGGCTCCAATACTTTGCAGCAAAACCTCCGCCTTCTTCTTCCGGAAGTTGGATATCATATTTTTGGACAGCCATCGTGTCTGGAACTTTTGTTTCCAAAACACGCAGAAGGGAACTGCGAAGATTGCTTACGCCTGTCGCCTCCGGATCGTCGGGATTGTCTGGAAAAACTTCGAAAATCCCTCTTCCTAAAATTTTATCTCTCTCGGTCAGAGTCGCCTTGAGATACGCGTCACTCACCGCTAAAATTTTAAGCTCCGGTGAAAGCACCAGGTACAAGCCTGGAACAGATTCGAAAAGAAGACGAAAATCAGGACTGGAAGAGGAAGAATGGTCCATCTGGTTTGCCTAATATAGAAATGAAAGATCCGAAATAGACAATTCATTTCAAAATTGAAAAGTACGGAGAAAACAGAATATCTAATTTCCTAAAAAGTTCCATTAGAATCATTCCGTTTTTAAGGAACCTTTGCAGTTTTGTCATTCAAGAATTGTCCTTTGAGTGATGGAGTTTCTTCAGTATACTTCTAAAAAAATCTCTAATATAGCATGTCGAACGGTGCCAAACGCGTTGTTTGACTTCCTACAAAGTTTTTCTACTCCTTAATCAATAAATTTGGCCTGAATAGACGCATAACGGATAATTTTAGAGTAACATTCCTGAAATTCAGGAATTTGCTGGTAATAAGTCGAAAGACGAGTAAAAAAGGCAAAATACTGCCGAAAACGTCAAATGAGGACCGACGATTTCTTTTTTATAGAATTCTTTTTGTTTCAGTGTGACTGAAGGGGCGGAGCTATATTTTAAAATCCAAATAATTACTATACAAATATTTAGTATTCTTCTTTATTCTCCTCATGCCCCAAAAGATCAAAATTTGGAAACATTGGGAGAATGGGCACTGTTTTTGCGCCATTTCGTTTTCTTACGACACCGAGCTCTTCCGGAAATTCTCTAAAATGCAGAGAGCAATTTGGAGCTACGAGTTTAGATTTTGGAAAATTCCATTCTCCGAGTCCTTTCTCTCTGAATTTGTTTCTACATATAGGGAAAAGATAGAAGCGGATCCTGATATTCTTCTTATCCCACTTAAAACCGAGGTATTAAGACGTAATTACAGTAAGAAAACGCTAAAGTCTTATTTTTTGTATAATAAAGCCTTCTTAAGATCTGTCGAAAAAAATCCGTACACGGTAACTGAATCCGACTTAAAGATGTACTTGGATCGAATTTTATACGAAAGGAACTTAGCCTCTAATTCTCTTAGATCTGCGCTTCAATCTTTTAAATTTTATTATAATATTGTAATAGGTGGCAGATTTCTGACTTCATATTCTCCTCCTAAAAGAGAGAAGAAGATCCCCGAATCTTTGTCCCGGAAAGAAGTCGCCCGCATTATAGAATCTCTTTCCAATCCTAAACATAAACTTCTATTAAAACTTTGTTATGGATCCGGCTTGAGAGTAGGGGAACTCGTTAAGTTAAAAGGGCATG from the Leptospira hartskeerlii genome contains:
- a CDS encoding 1,2-dihydroxy-3-keto-5-methylthiopentene dioxygenase; the protein is MATIIQKPGLPEIKDNTEVKSFLNKRGINYDHWPVPSSSHSLTDKLTLVDDEKEALLKNLDNRFETLKEKEGYQSRDLIVLHPQVPGLNEMLAKFDKVHYHTDDEVRYIVDGSGIFGFSLAGEKFLVRVEKDDFISVPKNTNHWFTLDENKRIKAVRYFQDMSGWVPNYVEETTALV
- the mtnB gene encoding methylthioribulose 1-phosphate dehydratase; this encodes MSQKKILTRLAESGVLYHSKGWMPGTAGNLSIKDEKDPNVFWVSGSGLDKNKLTRKDFLPVEIESGKVLEGWKGREGLKPSAETSIHRAVYKAFPEMGCSLHVHTPESNLIEIGVSKENPIEDLPLLPLEIIKAFGIWDENPNVSVPVLYNYPKVQDISDHLEQHLVQAKPRVPFCIIEKHGITVWGKDLVQANRHLEAADFLLKVRAMSK
- a CDS encoding SDR family NAD(P)-dependent oxidoreductase; this encodes MALKNILVVGAGSGIGKSLLEKLNTTPEYFPIGISRRGIPLEENLERGLNYLCDLGNQDQILKFTSSLLKIWKEIHAVYFASGDGLFLKIEDLEWEDLQKHLTLNLSAPILLTSKLLPSMKKGSLLCYISSTAGRQGFPESSPYCASKHGLAGFAKAIREEVKGRGIRVTTVYAGAIDTPIWDGREGFKREDMIPATDAAIFLESLYSLPASFNQDEVLFLPPKGVL
- a CDS encoding response regulator, giving the protein MSHLLDDRPKILIVDDEAANLQVLKQILQEDYRLFFAKDGIKAVELAISEKPNLILLDVMMPGMTGHETCKKLRNDPSTSRIPVIFVTAMAEEEDEADGFEAGAVDYITKPVSPAIVKARVKTHLSLVRNDELKETRLQIIQRLGLAAEYKDNETGLHVIRMSHYSKTLAKALGHSEDTAEKILHASPMHDIGKIGIPDSILQKPGKLDPEEWEIMKTHPTIGAEIIGDHDSALLQMAKSIALNHHEKWDGSGYPNGIKGDTIPVEARIVTIADVFDALTTERPYKKAWSIEDAVNHIRKGAGSHFDPGLVPIFLNLMPELLEIRERWAET
- a CDS encoding MHYT domain-containing protein, whose product is MIAFLDNFFIYNSSAKLLSATYNPWLVVLSVLMAIFASYIALQIVGQKVPESSPPITKYLVSSAASLALGCGVWSMHFIGMLSFELCTTVQYDKSLTILSIFPSLLASTVALSFVSRPKISGTELVLGGLLVGSGIGAMHYTGMGAVETAPYLRYDPWFFALSIVVAVVLAILSLWVRFGLENLKLGTLWPSLISAATMGSAISGMHYTGMAAARFIGEEDKNLISQTADSTFLALAVSLITIAFTLFAFAVNWFLRYRDLINNLRISESRLRTIITTAVDGVITMDVQGKIREFNRSAELIFGYESKEVIGKNIRELMPDPYYTVKDKNSEIMLSAGFAKIIGSSREVIGIRKDGSDFPVRLAIGHGKLAGEDLFVGFVTDISERKMIENALKQSEQQVRSLIENIPGITYRCLPNNDWKMLFMSDASELITGYPIQDFVSANSIRSFKDIIHPEDLERVEFEVDAAVAGKRAFTLEYRIVHQNGEIKWLWENGRGAYGGNGEAIFIDGVILDITERRRMEEALRKEKEKAELAAITKTSFLANMSHEIRTPMNAILGFTEVLLSDELEKNHRTHLETVKSSAKSLLRLLNDILNTAKLEKGAVELEEIDFSLFKLIAELKSTLGISARKKNLEFEVIQESNLPEFYKGDSLRIRQILMNLIGNAVKFTDKGKVSLKIIREEGKLHFAVQDTGIGIQADRLDKIFEPFTQADISTTRRFGGTGLGTTICKQLTELMGGKIWAESVLGKGSTFHVLLPLEEGKHRQENKKQIAIKLPALKILVVDDVEKNTELVGLLLQNLGHHVESSYNGEDAVKKVTTGSFDLVLMDVQMPGLDGRQATRVIRMHEIQENVSRTPILALTASVFEEDKNAASAAGMDGFVSKPVEMDQMIAEIARVLGYSEMIANPEIDPSEKEVEWDPKKASILAKELSDSFQRGSIEEEYLEEFSDLIRTKVENSDFKSFRSKVEQFEFEEAYTLLKKFIIQLGLDKDLGK
- a CDS encoding histidine kinase N-terminal 7TM domain-containing protein — translated: MGTEVQSLTWFKWTPYAILPLFSLFLSILTFRLGYKNRQTSGAPEFILVCLGIALYSFGYFWEIVSTKPDNIIFWDNFQFIGPDVLIIALPFLCLRMANLNRFIHPISGFLFSIIPICTEFVVWFGEEEWIRPSLRFDPSAPWLALIYEYGPWMQVYVINFLSIFLICIIILLYGAWSQRAFHRIRCLVFLIGISIPFGSQIMTAGGFIPFIHPKLDIFPLAAGFALIVWMYGLFYFKILNLIPLARNQVFEYIQDAVFVMNSSGFLLDCNVSALNLLGTARLRQNSKLSEFLPDLDVLVDECHTNRKANTEWKTNHGKYYDVSVRSQRAEGSQFTIVVLRDVTQRAISERKLSERRDILQSILDSTSILFLVLDGDGKLILLNRACLQTTGFDLMELEGKVFWETELFAEESKKIAKVFEQRFAKKKFPKHTSVLLRTKDGKSRRTLWEHKEVRDRNGHLQYVISTGTDATGLEEAEFRIETLQRANEEILAQKAIIESQKFDLEDVLQNLKRTQAKLIQASKLADLGQLAAGIAHEINNPIGAIQAAGYNILSYLEKIRTELRPILPILSSISDEDWISFNELITLGVSSKEILIGLERRRILAEIRTEMKSADILFPEETAEFFVDYGIASSWRNFERILRNRNTRELLPFFLNLLGPEQCVDTIKTAVDRSAKIVYALRSFAHFESSHKKRKFSLKENIDTVLTLYQNLFKHGVEVSTNLDGIPEFLGFPDDLMHLWTNLIMNSVQAMSYKGSIGISASLQKNEVIVSIQDKGPGIPAEVQDQVFDAFFTTKPLGEGSGLGLDIAKRIVEKHKGRIWFESSPGNTIFYVGLPFEV